The Cygnus atratus isolate AKBS03 ecotype Queensland, Australia chromosome 7, CAtr_DNAZoo_HiC_assembly, whole genome shotgun sequence genome includes a window with the following:
- the TEX36 gene encoding testis-expressed protein 36 isoform X1: MFLSILVIHIFAHVGECQSQPESTTSSALKQAQDAHLAQHMEGRLPLTYRAREQRAVNNSFPFSSHDNRHCLQNVGEYFDFGMGRRKVEPERRQQNSQNFFLWAHESVPSSEDGLTIYQTSFVKDQNTESPFCRRYPKHHTEESRTDKSAPENGKNMQPNKSS; encoded by the exons ATGTTCTTGTCCATTTTAGTGATCCACATC TTTGCTCATGTTGGGGAATGCCAGAGTCAACCTGAGTCAaccaccagctctgccctgaaGCAGGCCCAGGACGCGCATTTGGCCCAGCACATGGAGGGCAGGCTGCCGCTCACATACAGAGCTCGGGAGCAG agagcaGTGAACAACagcttcccattttcttctcatgaCAACAGACACTGCCTACAGAATGTAGgagaatattttgatttt GGTATGGGCCGGAGAAAGGTGGAACcagagagaaggcagcagaatTCACAGAACTTCTTCCTGTGGGCTCACGAATCAGTTCCTAGCAGTGAGGATGGCTTAACCATTTATCAGACATCATTTGTGAAGGATCAGAATACTGAGAGCCCATTCTGTAGGCGATATCCAAAACACCACACAGAAGAATCTCGCACTGACAAATCTGCTCCtgagaatggaaaaaacatgCAACCAAACAAGTCATCATAA
- the TEX36 gene encoding testis-expressed protein 36 isoform X2 — translation MFLSILVIHIFAHVGECQSQPESTTSSALKQAQDAHLAQHMEGRLPLTYRAREQGMGRRKVEPERRQQNSQNFFLWAHESVPSSEDGLTIYQTSFVKDQNTESPFCRRYPKHHTEESRTDKSAPENGKNMQPNKSS, via the exons ATGTTCTTGTCCATTTTAGTGATCCACATC TTTGCTCATGTTGGGGAATGCCAGAGTCAACCTGAGTCAaccaccagctctgccctgaaGCAGGCCCAGGACGCGCATTTGGCCCAGCACATGGAGGGCAGGCTGCCGCTCACATACAGAGCTCGGGAGCAG GGTATGGGCCGGAGAAAGGTGGAACcagagagaaggcagcagaatTCACAGAACTTCTTCCTGTGGGCTCACGAATCAGTTCCTAGCAGTGAGGATGGCTTAACCATTTATCAGACATCATTTGTGAAGGATCAGAATACTGAGAGCCCATTCTGTAGGCGATATCCAAAACACCACACAGAAGAATCTCGCACTGACAAATCTGCTCCtgagaatggaaaaaacatgCAACCAAACAAGTCATCATAA
- the TEX36 gene encoding testis-expressed protein 36 isoform X3 has product MEGRLPLTYRAREQRAVNNSFPFSSHDNRHCLQNVGEYFDFGMGRRKVEPERRQQNSQNFFLWAHESVPSSEDGLTIYQTSFVKDQNTESPFCRRYPKHHTEESRTDKSAPENGKNMQPNKSS; this is encoded by the exons ATGGAGGGCAGGCTGCCGCTCACATACAGAGCTCGGGAGCAG agagcaGTGAACAACagcttcccattttcttctcatgaCAACAGACACTGCCTACAGAATGTAGgagaatattttgatttt GGTATGGGCCGGAGAAAGGTGGAACcagagagaaggcagcagaatTCACAGAACTTCTTCCTGTGGGCTCACGAATCAGTTCCTAGCAGTGAGGATGGCTTAACCATTTATCAGACATCATTTGTGAAGGATCAGAATACTGAGAGCCCATTCTGTAGGCGATATCCAAAACACCACACAGAAGAATCTCGCACTGACAAATCTGCTCCtgagaatggaaaaaacatgCAACCAAACAAGTCATCATAA